One Succinivibrio dextrinosolvens DNA window includes the following coding sequences:
- a CDS encoding transposase yields MNTTNNLTTFANEINKVLVGFDLASKEIQLSLADLDGIEHDFKLSPKNFFKFITEHANQNYVFAMEACGGSNYWATLIQRLGAEVYIFPAKSCRNHNCSKNKDDKGDARGVRNALLIYKTYPNSATFKHCIIRDEVNRQEMFLVKSYSDIKSNITATNRNLIAFLREQDALKGYSYEMTPSQTIRHIRDFISEYEHCKNKVSGLCGYLERQCAMLEMYAISLAGIENEFFENYASTHQSCEKYLSVRGVGVPLAVAVSVYTQDNFDRFRNANSFISFMQLVPVHHGTGGKNKVGKHSPEGNKILKALFYEGGNSLVVAHNKLITNKKLDDKKLDLKDKRLKIAYAKDIARQIFKMATDAPLKSEPAQEQKNDPAQCNTSSEFDLSTSDKKIARNKISKFRSKLKKLENSIRSALVDPVLYEILKDTAGEQLQSLLNSIKLSVNESTPWQNQLIAEIKSGTGYNEDCSVYEAALD; encoded by the coding sequence TCTTGCAGACTTAGATGGAATTGAACACGATTTCAAGCTTAGTCCTAAAAATTTCTTTAAGTTCATCACTGAACATGCTAATCAGAACTATGTTTTTGCCATGGAAGCCTGTGGCGGTTCAAACTACTGGGCAACTCTTATACAAAGACTTGGGGCTGAGGTATATATCTTTCCTGCAAAATCCTGTCGAAATCATAACTGCAGCAAGAACAAGGATGATAAGGGAGATGCCCGTGGTGTCAGAAATGCGCTGCTGATTTATAAAACATATCCGAACTCAGCTACCTTTAAGCACTGCATAATCAGAGATGAGGTGAACCGGCAGGAGATGTTTCTGGTTAAAAGCTATTCAGATATTAAAAGCAATATCACAGCCACAAACAGAAATCTAATAGCATTCCTCAGAGAGCAGGATGCACTTAAAGGTTACAGCTATGAGATGACACCATCTCAGACCATAAGACACATCAGAGACTTTATCAGTGAATATGAGCATTGTAAAAACAAGGTGAGCGGACTTTGCGGTTATCTGGAACGGCAATGTGCAATGCTTGAGATGTATGCCATAAGCCTTGCAGGAATTGAGAATGAATTCTTTGAAAATTATGCCAGCACCCACCAGAGCTGTGAGAAATATCTGTCGGTACGTGGCGTAGGTGTTCCGCTAGCTGTGGCGGTAAGTGTTTATACTCAGGATAACTTTGACAGATTCAGAAATGCCAACAGCTTCATCTCGTTTATGCAGTTAGTACCTGTACATCACGGCACAGGTGGCAAGAACAAGGTTGGTAAACACTCCCCAGAGGGAAATAAGATTTTAAAGGCGCTTTTCTATGAAGGCGGTAACTCTCTTGTGGTGGCGCATAACAAACTAATTACCAACAAAAAGCTTGATGACAAGAAACTAGACTTAAAGGACAAGCGTCTTAAGATTGCATATGCCAAGGATATAGCCAGACAAATCTTTAAGATGGCAACTGATGCTCCTCTTAAATCTGAACCAGCTCAAGAACAGAAAAATGATCCTGCACAATGCAATACCTCGTCAGAGTTTGATCTTTCAACATCAGATAAAAAGATCGCACGAAACAAAATCAGTAAATTCAGATCGAAGTTAAAGAAACTTGAAAACAGTATTCGCTCAGCGCTTGTTGATCCTGTTCTTTATGAGATTTTAAAAGACACTGCTGGGGAACAGCTGCAATCACTCTTGAACAGTATAAAACTCTCGGTAAATGAAAGTACCCCCTGGCAGAACCAGCTTATTGCAGAGATAAAGAGTGGCACAGGATATAACGAAGACTGCTCAGTTTATGAGGCAGCTTTGGACTAA